One genomic window of Scylla paramamosain isolate STU-SP2022 chromosome 20, ASM3559412v1, whole genome shotgun sequence includes the following:
- the LOC135110164 gene encoding uncharacterized protein LOC135110164, translating to MDRGWCAGYMYQEQISTFFSVVATGMTYEMTMTSMPLQVLRLHLPHSPSSEAVVLLIFPKPQRYDTYVDGVFVPPANLNTSAAGYKLLPENPTHPQAFLPMLDNAMGTNFFQRSAKLVHVVLCEGHILDIKTTPMITLTSGLMVKEDEFYEQNVVLNLASLFEVSPDNIRVISVMQELSKRQQGRLEVGTVRMHVGSGLC from the exons atggacagaggcTGGTGTGCTGGCTACATGTATCAGGAGCAAATCTCAACCTTCTTCTCTGTTGTGGCAACAGGGATGACATATGAGATGACCATGACCAGCATGCCCCTTCAG GTGCTGCGTCTGCACCTGCCACACAGTCCATCCTCTGAGGCCGTTGTCCTGCTCATCTTCCCAAAGCCTCAGCGTTATGACACCTATGTGGATGGTGTCTTTGTTCCCCCAGCCAACCTCAACACCTCTGCAGCTGGCTACAAGCTGTTGCCTGAGAACCCCACCCATCCTCAGGCTTTCCTTCCCATGTTGGACAAT GCAATGGGGACCAACTTCTTCCAGCGCAGTGCTAAGCTGGTCCATGTGGTGCTGTGCGAAGGCCACATCCTTGACATCAAGACCACGCCCATGATCACCCTCACCAGTGGCCtcatggtgaaggaagatgagtttTATGAGCAGAACGTGGTGTTGAATCTGGCCAGCCTGTTTGAGGTATCCCCAGACAACATCAGGGTCATCAGTGTTATGCAGGAGCTCTCCAAGAGACAGCAGGGAAGGCTGGAGGTGGGCACAGTGAGGATGCATGTTGGGTCTGGTCTGTGTTGA
- the LOC135110163 gene encoding uncharacterized protein LOC135110163, translated as MQQLCLSLLVSDPIEPPPKEAPPKATDEEGSVVILDAKLFYKQQEKEAAEKIKESLAVTEYTKPSSALVLSGVSSSVVQYTVFEMQLSFTVLDTEGAPTNDLGHKSDPWQVTASLLGGPPGAILMGTTTVPNRNGTAIFTNLSVSKPGEGYNLTFTITYPSYAPALTTTLEETFSLTQMSAAMVLQQPSIVQAGQPTTITVHFVDKDSGLVFNGLPFKARHLWVNCWQRLLRDTLRLSRGLVVYPSHLVIKEYPMVKSLHTDLF; from the exons ATGCAGcaactgtgcctctctctcttg gtGAGTGACCCCATCGAGCCACCACCCAAGGAAGCccctccaaaggccacagacgaGGAAGGCAGTGTTGTCATTCTGGATGCCAAGCTGTTCTacaagcagcaggagaaggaggcggcAGAGAAGATCAAGGAAAGCCTGGCAGTGACTGAGTATACCAAGCCATCCAGTGCAttggtgctgagtggtgtgTCCAGCAGTGTGGTGCAGTACACAGTGTTTGAAATGCAGCTGTCCTTTACTGTGCTGgatacagag gGTGCACCCACCAATGACCTGGGCCACAAGAGTGATCCCTGGCAGGTCACGGCAAGTCTCTTGGGAGGTCCACCAGGTGCCATCCTCATGGGCACCACAACAGTTCCCAACAGGAATGGCACTGCCATCTTCACCAACCTGTCTGTCAGCAAGCCCGGGGAAGGCTACAAcctcactttcaccatcacctaCCCCAGCTATGCTccagccctcaccaccaccctggaGGAGACCTTCAG CTTGACACAGATGAGTGCAGCAATGGTCCTGCAGCAGCCCAGCATAGTGCAGGCCGGacaacccaccaccatcactgttcaCTTTGTTGACAAGGACTCTGGCTTGGTTTTTAATGGCCTGCCTTTCAag gcCAGACATTTGTGGGTAAACTGCTGGCAAAGACTGCTGAGGGACACTTTGAGGTTATCCAGAG GACTGGTGGTGTATCCCTCACATCTGGTCATCAAGGAGTACCCCATGGTCAAGTCCTTGCACACTGATCTGTTCTGA